Genomic DNA from Bacteroides zhangwenhongii:
CAATTCTTCAAAAACTTAAGCATCGTCGTACATTTTAACTTCGGAGCGCAAAGTAACGGAGATTTCAGGAAAAAAGCTATCATTAAACCGAAAAAAACACAAAACTTAATGGCAAATAATAAGTTTTCTACAAATTTCTACTACATTTGCACCGTATTATAAATATGAAACTGAATAGACCCTACATATTATATATATGCATTTGCCTCTGGCTTCTTTTCTTACCCTCATGCACCAGCCATTTATGGGGGAAAGATTTTGTCGTAGTCATTGATGCCGGACATGGCGGACACGACCCCGGCGCTATTGGAAAAATCTCAAAAGAAAAGAATATCAATCTGAACGTTGCCTTAAAAGTAGGAAATCTGATAAAAAACAATTGCGATGACGTTAAAGTGATCTATACCCGTAGCAAAGATGTTTTTATTCCTCTAGACCGAAGGGCGGAAATAGCAAACAATGCGAAAGCAGATCTTTTTATTTCAATTCATACTAATGCATTGGCAAACAACCGCACTGCAAAAGGAGCATCTACCTGGACACTCGGTTTGGCTAAATCGGACGCCAATCTAGAAGTAGCTAAACGGGAAAATTCTGTAATTCTCTACGAAAGTGACTATCAGACTCGGTATGCAGGATTCAACCCGAACTCAGCTGAGTCTTATATCATATTTGAATTCATGCAAGATAAATACATGGAACAAAGTGTGCACCTGGCGTCTTTGATGCAGAAACAATTTCGTCATACTTGTAAACGTTTAGACCGCGGAGTACACCAAGCCGGCTTCCTCGTCTTAAAAGCAAGTGCCATGCCAAGTATTCTGATAGAATTAGGATTCATCTCCACTCCTGAGGAGGAACGTTATCTGAACTCCGAAACGGGGGCTACAACCATGGCTAAAGGAATCTATCATGCTTTCCTCAATTATAAAAGAGAGCACGAAATACGGCTAACCGGAGTCAGCAAGACTGTGATACCGACCGAACAAAAAGAACAAGAGATAGAGAAAGAAAACGATAGACCCGTAACCGTTCAAAAGGTTGCGGAAAGCGCAACCAATGACAATGAAATTACGTTTAAGATACAAATACTCACCTCTTCCAAACCTCTTGCTAAAAATGACAAGAGACTGAAAGGATTGAAAGGTGTAGATTATTATAAAGAAAAAGGTATATATAAATACACATATGGTGCCTCCGGTGATTATAATAAGGTACTACGTACCAAACGTACTATTACAGCCCAGTTCAAAGATGCTTTTATCATTGCTTTCCGAGACGGTGAAAAAATGAATGTCAATGAAGCAATTGCCGAGTTTAAGAAAAGAAGAAATAAATAAAAGATAAAATGAAGTATATTACAAAAGAAGTCAGAATAGGTATCGCAGGTATCATTGCACTGTGTGTACTTGTTTATGGGATTAACTGGCTGAAAGGAATACATATGTTTCAACCTTC
This window encodes:
- a CDS encoding N-acetylmuramoyl-L-alanine amidase family protein, with the protein product MKLNRPYILYICICLWLLFLPSCTSHLWGKDFVVVIDAGHGGHDPGAIGKISKEKNINLNVALKVGNLIKNNCDDVKVIYTRSKDVFIPLDRRAEIANNAKADLFISIHTNALANNRTAKGASTWTLGLAKSDANLEVAKRENSVILYESDYQTRYAGFNPNSAESYIIFEFMQDKYMEQSVHLASLMQKQFRHTCKRLDRGVHQAGFLVLKASAMPSILIELGFISTPEEERYLNSETGATTMAKGIYHAFLNYKREHEIRLTGVSKTVIPTEQKEQEIEKENDRPVTVQKVAESATNDNEITFKIQILTSSKPLAKNDKRLKGLKGVDYYKEKGIYKYTYGASGDYNKVLRTKRTITAQFKDAFIIAFRDGEKMNVNEAIAEFKKRRNK